Proteins from a genomic interval of Acetobacterium woodii DSM 1030:
- a CDS encoding glutaredoxin domain-containing protein — MKDVTLLTTQTCPYCKMAKEFLTQNHIRFVEKDINFDAEARNELARRNIKGVPTLFIGEDVVVGLDKEKILKLVDHRIVECPNCHTKLRVPTNKATNVRCPKCKNNITA; from the coding sequence ATGAAAGATGTAACCTTACTAACAACGCAAACCTGTCCATATTGTAAAATGGCTAAAGAATTTTTGACTCAAAACCATATTCGATTTGTCGAAAAAGATATTAATTTTGATGCGGAAGCCCGAAATGAATTGGCCCGCAGAAACATTAAAGGGGTGCCAACATTATTTATTGGCGAAGATGTTGTGGTGGGACTGGATAAAGAAAAAATTCTTAAACTGGTTGATCATCGCATTGTTGAATGCCCAAATTGCCATACTAAATTACGGGTACCGACCAATAAGGCAACAAACGTACGATGTCCGAAATGTAAAAACAATATTACGGCATAA
- a CDS encoding MarR family winged helix-turn-helix transcriptional regulator: MGIETLHFIMINNKIFRNNQIHLDKALKKFDLSSGLMPYLFILEKNEGVSLHQLSTKIGNDKAMTTRTIKRLIELDYVYKIGKEGDCRAYQLYLTKKSKAVMPQILKEIQMIVDLITVDLSAEEKKITMAALKKISMRTQQLRDEEEVYGKNV; the protein is encoded by the coding sequence TTGGGAATTGAAACGCTGCATTTTATTATGATTAATAATAAAATATTTAGAAATAATCAGATTCATTTGGATAAAGCTTTAAAAAAATTCGATTTAAGCAGTGGCTTGATGCCCTATCTTTTTATTCTGGAAAAAAATGAAGGCGTTAGCCTGCATCAACTTAGTACGAAAATTGGCAATGATAAAGCGATGACCACGCGTACCATTAAACGACTGATTGAGCTGGACTATGTCTATAAAATTGGTAAAGAAGGGGATTGTCGCGCCTATCAACTATATTTAACAAAAAAATCAAAGGCGGTTATGCCCCAGATTCTTAAGGAAATTCAGATGATTGTCGATTTAATCACGGTGGATTTATCCGCCGAAGAAAAAAAAATTACGATGGCAGCTTTGAAAAAAATATCAATGCGAACCCAGCAGTTGCGAGACGAGGAGGAAGTATATGGAAAAAACGTATGA
- a CDS encoding NADPH-dependent FMN reductase, translating into MNKIGIVLGSTRPGRNGEAVAKWVYDQAQKRDDAKFEVIDVADFNLPLYDEPFPAMMQQYTKEHTKVWSAKIKEFDGFIFVTAEYNHSIPGALKNAIDYLNVEWKNKAAGFVGYGSAGGVRAVEHLRQVAGELQMADVRAQVMLSLFTDFENMSEFKPDPRHEGSLNDVFDQVIAWSSALKPLRA; encoded by the coding sequence ATGAACAAAATAGGTATCGTATTAGGAAGTACACGACCGGGACGTAATGGCGAAGCCGTTGCAAAATGGGTTTACGATCAGGCTCAAAAACGTGATGATGCAAAATTTGAAGTGATCGATGTTGCAGATTTCAATTTACCGCTTTATGACGAACCCTTTCCAGCAATGATGCAGCAGTATACCAAAGAACATACAAAAGTATGGTCTGCAAAGATAAAAGAATTTGATGGCTTTATCTTTGTTACCGCAGAATATAATCACAGTATTCCCGGGGCCTTAAAAAATGCGATCGATTATTTGAATGTTGAATGGAAAAATAAAGCCGCCGGATTTGTTGGATATGGCAGTGCCGGTGGGGTGCGAGCCGTTGAACATCTTCGACAGGTTGCCGGCGAACTCCAAATGGCAGATGTTCGGGCACAGGTAATGCTCTCATTGTTTACCGATTTTGAAAACATGAGCGAATTTAAACCCGATCCCCGTCATGAAGGCTCACTTAATGATGTGTTTGATCAGGTGATTGCCTGGAGCAGTGCGTTAAAACCATTGCGGGCTTAA
- a CDS encoding MFS transporter translates to MEKTYEKNKWPILLIVVMSTFMATLDSSIVNVALPQMARVLDVDTSQIQLVVTSYLIVIMGVILIFGKLGDMLGKTKIFIFGIALFTLGSLLCGINSTFTLLIGGRIVQAIGAAATMANNQGIITQVFPSTERGKALGLTGTSVALGSLVGPGLGGIIVGSFSWEYIFLINVPVGVVVLYLAMKLLPKSNKKAKEKLDIPGAILFTLSVVPLFVALGQVQSLGFSDPLILTGFAVTTVSFLAFILVERKVGNPLIPLNIFKNKLFTLSIFCAFINFIGLFCNNIIQPFYLQDVRAYSPSQAGLMMMIFPLILMVLAPVSGYMSDKIGSEILTFIGLLLISLGLFLMSTLTEQSSLGVLISFIVVLSVGMGLFQSPNNSLIMSTVGKHQLGIAGSINALVRNMGMVSGIALATTLLYGSMSSELGYHVTDYVVGQNDAFIHGMKTAYLTAAAITFFGAILTFLRLIEKKSRIADEQLVLENQREINRE, encoded by the coding sequence ATGGAAAAAACGTATGAAAAAAATAAATGGCCAATTTTACTGATCGTTGTAATGTCGACGTTTATGGCAACTTTAGATAGCAGTATTGTTAATGTGGCTTTGCCACAGATGGCCCGGGTATTGGATGTTGATACATCGCAAATTCAACTGGTGGTGACCAGTTATTTAATTGTCATTATGGGGGTTATCCTTATTTTTGGAAAACTCGGCGATATGTTAGGTAAAACCAAAATCTTTATCTTTGGAATTGCCCTGTTTACATTGGGGTCGTTACTTTGCGGGATCAACAGTACGTTCACCTTACTGATTGGAGGGCGGATTGTTCAGGCGATTGGAGCGGCCGCAACGATGGCAAATAACCAGGGTATTATCACCCAGGTTTTTCCGTCAACGGAACGGGGCAAAGCGTTAGGTCTTACCGGTACTTCGGTCGCCTTGGGATCTTTGGTTGGCCCTGGTTTGGGGGGGATCATTGTGGGGTCCTTCAGTTGGGAATACATCTTTTTGATTAATGTCCCGGTTGGCGTCGTGGTCTTATATCTGGCGATGAAACTGTTGCCGAAAAGCAATAAAAAGGCGAAAGAAAAGCTTGATATACCGGGGGCAATCTTGTTTACATTAAGCGTTGTGCCACTGTTTGTGGCATTGGGCCAGGTCCAAAGCCTGGGGTTTTCCGATCCGCTGATTTTAACTGGATTTGCGGTAACGACGGTATCATTTTTAGCCTTCATTTTGGTTGAACGTAAAGTGGGAAATCCCCTGATTCCATTAAATATTTTTAAGAATAAATTATTCACTTTAAGTATTTTTTGTGCCTTTATTAATTTTATCGGGCTTTTTTGTAACAATATTATTCAACCGTTTTACCTTCAGGATGTCAGGGCTTATTCACCGAGCCAAGCTGGTTTGATGATGATGATTTTTCCGTTAATTTTAATGGTTCTGGCACCGGTTAGCGGTTATATGTCCGATAAAATTGGCTCTGAAATCTTAACCTTTATCGGATTATTGTTGATCAGTTTGGGTTTGTTTTTAATGTCAACGCTAACCGAACAGTCATCACTAGGAGTGTTGATTAGCTTTATTGTTGTTTTGTCGGTAGGGATGGGTTTATTTCAATCGCCCAATAATTCATTAATCATGTCAACGGTGGGGAAACATCAGCTGGGAATCGCTGGGAGTATAAATGCATTGGTCCGAAATATGGGAATGGTTAGTGGAATTGCATTAGCGACGACCTTGCTTTATGGCAGCATGAGTTCAGAACTAGGCTATCATGTGACTGATTATGTTGTCGGACAAAATGATGCTTTTATCCATGGGATGAAAACCGCTTACTTAACAGCAGCAGCGATCACTTTTTTTGGAGCAATCTTAACGTTTCTACGACTTATCGAAAAAAAATCTCGAATTGCGGATGAACAGCTGGTTTTAGAAAATCAGCGTGAAATCAATCGGGAATAA
- a CDS encoding DVU_1557 family redox protein, whose translation MDEEKIDIQCGRCQIPLEYGKRDLNYQRQSISTDVLRCPKCGQVYLPESLVKGKMFEVEKALEDK comes from the coding sequence GTGGATGAAGAAAAAATCGATATTCAATGCGGTAGATGTCAAATTCCGTTGGAATATGGCAAGCGTGATTTAAATTATCAGCGCCAATCGATTTCAACCGATGTTTTAAGATGTCCGAAATGTGGCCAGGTATATCTGCCCGAGTCATTGGTCAAAGGCAAGATGTTTGAAGTTGAAAAAGCGTTGGAAGATAAATAA
- a CDS encoding pyridine nucleotide-disulfide oxidoreductase/dicluster-binding protein — protein MLYEWRKKMKPTEILAQENKCIQEEPVYCSAVCPVHVDVRALMNQLQAGKFAEALQLFRSKALFPGIISRICDAPCEAACLRNKLDQAVSVRMLEKACADFGGSGKRKYSVVKKKQRVAIIGGGLTGMSCALELVRKGYITTLYEQETHLGGALWEFDSEVLSEELILSETALLAQAGVQVILKTSIADIKELDDDAIFVATGKNGTMIGVDKQTAFIEPESLATVVAGVFAGGGLLLKNEPYSGINRVAMGKKAAGSIERYLKKASLTSARENEGRQETHLYTKISDRQVVPQVIAKELWYTADEAVAEAKRCLLCECRECIKACTFLDYFNQNPRQYIRDVTKTVTAQKGLRSKMVAARFINSCSLCGQCKEICPNDLDFEEICQEARFLQVEGESMPPAFHDFWLREFDFSISDKAALIRNQAGFEKSQYLFFPGCRMGSSNPLYVSETYGYLSKNLSGGVGLALTCCGAPAQWSGHKQQMKQQMDYFKNNWIAMGKPQLIIACPSCLKMFRRYLPQLEIKSLWELFEELPLPDDCLSPQADQKTVALFDPCASRETPKMQQSIRSLLNKLGYQIEELKFNGRFAQCCTYGGLMATINPTLAQTIRAERTGASPHNYITYCTNCRDDFIANGKATWYLLDIIFGRNDQQTAMRKPPTLSKRRDNRKQLKKELLTCYWGEKMVSEDKNQKKLDIRLTAEVEEKMNREYILFEEVDQVIEYAEKSGDQLFNNRTKLTIAHLQIGIITFWVEYKKVDQTFMVYNAYSHRMQIVEKGNRQGG, from the coding sequence TTGTTATACGAATGGAGAAAAAAGATGAAACCAACCGAGATTTTAGCGCAGGAAAATAAATGCATTCAAGAAGAACCGGTATACTGCAGCGCAGTCTGCCCAGTTCATGTTGATGTGCGAGCGCTGATGAATCAGCTGCAAGCGGGAAAATTTGCTGAAGCACTGCAGCTTTTTCGCAGCAAGGCACTTTTTCCGGGGATTATCAGCCGAATTTGTGACGCTCCCTGTGAAGCGGCTTGTCTTCGCAATAAGCTGGATCAGGCAGTGTCGGTTCGGATGCTGGAAAAAGCCTGCGCTGATTTTGGTGGCAGCGGCAAGCGAAAATATTCAGTGGTTAAAAAGAAACAGCGCGTGGCCATCATCGGCGGCGGTTTAACGGGGATGAGCTGTGCCCTGGAACTGGTCAGGAAGGGCTACATAACCACTCTTTATGAACAGGAAACGCATCTCGGTGGGGCCTTATGGGAATTTGATTCGGAAGTGTTATCGGAAGAACTTATTTTGTCAGAAACAGCATTATTGGCGCAGGCAGGGGTACAAGTCATCCTGAAAACGTCGATTGCAGATATTAAAGAACTGGATGACGATGCAATTTTTGTGGCAACCGGAAAAAATGGAACGATGATTGGTGTGGATAAACAAACGGCTTTTATTGAACCGGAATCCCTGGCAACGGTTGTTGCCGGCGTGTTTGCGGGCGGCGGGCTGCTGCTAAAAAATGAGCCGTATTCGGGAATCAACCGCGTTGCAATGGGCAAAAAAGCAGCAGGATCGATTGAACGGTATTTAAAAAAAGCATCATTAACCAGCGCCAGAGAAAATGAAGGCCGTCAAGAAACCCATCTATACACAAAAATTAGCGATCGCCAGGTAGTTCCGCAGGTTATTGCAAAAGAACTTTGGTATACGGCCGATGAAGCGGTCGCGGAAGCTAAACGTTGTTTGCTGTGTGAATGTCGGGAATGTATCAAAGCCTGTACCTTTTTGGATTATTTTAATCAGAATCCACGGCAGTATATTCGTGATGTTACCAAGACCGTAACAGCCCAGAAAGGACTGCGGAGTAAAATGGTAGCGGCTCGTTTTATCAATTCCTGCAGTTTGTGCGGTCAATGTAAAGAAATCTGTCCCAATGATCTGGACTTCGAAGAAATTTGTCAGGAAGCGCGGTTTTTACAGGTCGAAGGGGAATCCATGCCCCCGGCCTTTCACGATTTCTGGCTCCGCGAATTTGATTTTTCGATCAGCGATAAAGCAGCATTGATCAGAAATCAGGCCGGATTTGAAAAAAGTCAGTATCTGTTTTTTCCCGGCTGTCGAATGGGCTCGTCAAATCCTTTATATGTCAGTGAAACTTATGGATACCTGAGTAAAAATCTGTCAGGCGGTGTTGGGCTGGCGTTAACCTGTTGTGGGGCCCCAGCTCAATGGTCGGGCCACAAACAGCAAATGAAACAGCAGATGGATTATTTTAAGAATAACTGGATAGCAATGGGCAAGCCGCAATTGATCATTGCTTGTCCGAGTTGTCTTAAAATGTTCAGACGTTATTTACCGCAGCTTGAAATAAAATCACTATGGGAATTATTTGAAGAGCTACCGCTGCCGGATGACTGTCTGTCGCCACAAGCGGATCAAAAAACGGTTGCTTTATTTGATCCCTGTGCCAGCCGTGAGACCCCGAAAATGCAGCAGAGCATTCGGTCGCTGTTAAATAAGCTGGGTTATCAGATTGAAGAACTGAAGTTTAATGGTCGGTTTGCTCAGTGCTGTACTTATGGCGGGCTTATGGCTACTATTAATCCAACTCTTGCACAAACGATAAGAGCGGAAAGAACCGGGGCAAGTCCTCATAACTATATCACCTATTGCACCAATTGTCGGGATGATTTTATCGCGAACGGAAAAGCAACCTGGTACCTGTTGGATATTATTTTTGGTCGAAATGATCAACAGACAGCTATGCGAAAGCCGCCTACCCTTTCTAAAAGACGAGACAACCGCAAACAGTTAAAAAAAGAATTATTGACATGTTATTGGGGTGAGAAAATGGTAAGTGAAGATAAAAACCAAAAGAAATTGGATATTCGGTTAACGGCTGAGGTTGAAGAAAAGATGAATCGGGAATATATTCTGTTTGAAGAAGTCGATCAGGTAATTGAGTATGCCGAAAAAAGCGGAGATCAGTTATTTAATAATCGGACGAAGCTGACAATCGCTCATTTACAGATTGGCATAATCACTTTTTGGGTAGAATATAAAAAAGTCGATCAGACCTTCATGGTTTATAATGCCTATAGCCATCGGATGCAAATTGTAGAAAAGGGGAATCGACAAGGTGGATGA
- a CDS encoding helix-turn-helix domain-containing protein — protein MKIEELKKSMEQAKPQFQPWLRALTENYVEKTMRLNPVSAKANGFFYQFTAARELKIKIVPDVSPTFIFNCDRSKPKAYYWGISNELKILELNPKTTYFCVKPYAIFGTKGWKLSPAELYGNHFGLTDVFKDVYDLHVKIAQADSFSQRIDLFGDHFIEYWIDYEYQMSLEEYIAMNLYMKHLNSSIINIEDLTGYSKRYCRKKFADSYSFSPKKYLEVFRFQKTIRMLSDKNQNHSITQIAYENGYFDESHFINDFKSYAQTSPENFRRSINGLFVPCSLEKNNDCEKIKRTK, from the coding sequence ATGAAAATTGAAGAATTAAAAAAAAGCATGGAGCAAGCAAAACCGCAGTTTCAACCATGGTTGCGGGCGCTGACCGAAAATTACGTCGAAAAAACAATGCGTTTGAATCCCGTTTCGGCCAAAGCAAATGGGTTTTTTTATCAATTTACAGCGGCTCGTGAATTGAAAATAAAAATTGTTCCAGATGTCAGTCCAACGTTTATTTTTAACTGTGATCGGTCAAAACCAAAAGCGTATTATTGGGGGATTAGCAATGAGCTTAAAATTCTGGAGTTAAACCCAAAAACCACCTACTTTTGTGTGAAGCCCTACGCTATTTTTGGAACAAAAGGCTGGAAACTTTCACCAGCGGAGTTGTATGGGAATCACTTCGGATTAACCGATGTTTTTAAAGATGTTTATGATCTGCATGTAAAAATTGCGCAAGCGGATTCATTCAGTCAACGAATTGATTTGTTTGGCGATCATTTTATTGAATACTGGATTGATTATGAATATCAAATGAGTTTGGAAGAATACATAGCAATGAATTTATATATGAAACATTTAAACAGTTCAATTATCAATATTGAAGATTTAACGGGTTATAGTAAACGTTATTGCCGAAAAAAATTTGCCGATAGCTATAGCTTTTCACCGAAGAAGTATCTGGAAGTTTTTCGTTTTCAAAAGACAATTCGAATGTTGTCAGATAAAAATCAAAATCACAGCATTACTCAAATTGCTTACGAAAATGGTTATTTTGATGAGTCCCATTTTATCAACGATTTCAAATCTTATGCACAGACCAGCCCTGAAAATTTCCGAAGAAGTATTAATGGATTATTTGTTCCGTGCTCGCTCGAAAAAAATAATGATTGCGAAAAAATCAAGCGAACAAAATAA
- a CDS encoding molybdopterin-dependent aldehyde oxidoreductase encodes MLKKMFLNINGSERMIVCEPEVSLADTLRQLGLTGVKVGCGNGQCGACSVILDGKVVRSCTRKMKNVPEYSQVITIEGIGTPTHLHALQLAWLVHGGAQCGFCTPGFIVSAKGLLDTNINPTRDEVRAWFQKHRNACRCTGYKQLVDAVMDAAKVVRGEMTMKELSFKIPLDGRIYNSNIPKPTALAKVTGTCDYGADLNLKLPKDTLHLAMVNAKVSHANIIAIDTSEAEKMPGVERILTSKDIKGTNRVNGLCFMPNNKSDGYDRCIINDKKVYQYGDVLALVIADTETNARAAADQVKVELEVLPAYMNGLDAIAEDAIEIHPGTPNLFLELPIVKGAETAAIMENAPYVVEGSFYTSHQPHLVLEPDVGMAYYDEEGRLTVQGKGQFLQALPLMYAQALGIEPEKIRVIENPVGASFGSKMSGHTEALMMAAAMATKRTVCMRFDYAQQSYFSGKRSASYYNVKLAADKNGKLIGMEEDFLFDHGAYHEATSEPLLEKGLRFCGAGYQIPNIRGVGRICASNQAFGIAFRAFGSPQALMATESLMDMLAEKMGKDPLELRYENALRSGDTMPSGCELDVHPLPKLLEMMRPKYQLALERARNESTAEIKRGVGLSIGLYDSSFAANDFAEIDIELNPDGSVTHYSGWHDQGQGADAGALVLVHEALKPLGIDPAQIRLVMNDTLLTPFTGAAAGSRSHYMAGKATIDGAQKLIAAMEKEDGSYRTYEEMIAEKRPTKYRGFSSTGGYSSECDLNTLQGNPNPTYTYGVFMAETAVNTKTGKTKVVKMTLHCDFGTIGNKLAVDGQMYGGLAQGIGLALSEDFYDPEKHTTLIAQGFPFIEAIPDELEVEYTETYRDSGPFGSCGCAELPLTSPHVAICNAIYNAVGVRLYEVPVLPEKLLEGINKLEKGEVIEPPEQYYFGSEMDEVLENFRKNPIIMPEK; translated from the coding sequence ATGTTAAAAAAAATGTTCTTAAATATTAATGGTTCGGAGCGAATGATTGTTTGTGAACCGGAAGTTTCATTGGCAGATACACTCAGGCAACTTGGCTTAACTGGAGTCAAGGTTGGTTGCGGAAACGGCCAATGTGGGGCATGCTCAGTAATTCTCGACGGAAAAGTTGTTCGTTCCTGCACCAGAAAAATGAAAAATGTGCCGGAGTATAGTCAGGTGATCACAATTGAGGGAATTGGAACACCAACGCATCTGCATGCATTACAACTGGCCTGGCTTGTTCACGGTGGGGCACAATGTGGATTTTGTACGCCGGGTTTTATTGTATCCGCAAAAGGTTTATTGGATACCAACATTAATCCAACGCGGGATGAGGTAAGAGCCTGGTTTCAAAAACACCGTAATGCTTGTCGCTGTACGGGTTATAAGCAACTTGTCGATGCCGTAATGGATGCCGCCAAAGTGGTCCGCGGCGAAATGACAATGAAAGAATTATCATTTAAAATTCCTTTAGATGGTCGGATCTATAATTCAAATATTCCCAAACCAACCGCATTGGCGAAAGTAACCGGAACCTGCGATTATGGTGCCGATTTAAACCTAAAACTGCCGAAAGACACCCTGCATTTGGCAATGGTAAATGCAAAGGTTTCGCATGCAAATATCATCGCTATCGATACCAGCGAAGCTGAAAAAATGCCCGGAGTCGAAAGAATTCTGACCAGCAAAGATATCAAAGGGACAAATCGGGTGAATGGGTTGTGTTTTATGCCCAATAATAAAAGTGATGGCTACGATCGCTGCATTATCAATGATAAAAAAGTGTATCAATATGGCGATGTACTGGCGTTAGTCATTGCGGATACCGAAACAAATGCCCGTGCGGCAGCAGATCAAGTGAAAGTTGAATTAGAAGTGCTGCCGGCATATATGAATGGTCTTGATGCAATTGCCGAAGATGCGATTGAAATCCATCCGGGAACCCCTAATTTATTTCTCGAATTGCCGATTGTTAAAGGCGCCGAAACGGCCGCAATTATGGAAAATGCGCCGTATGTAGTGGAAGGGAGTTTTTATACCAGTCATCAGCCGCATCTGGTTTTGGAACCGGATGTTGGAATGGCTTATTATGATGAAGAAGGACGATTGACCGTTCAAGGAAAAGGTCAGTTTTTGCAAGCCTTGCCACTCATGTATGCACAGGCGTTAGGGATTGAACCGGAAAAGATTCGTGTGATCGAAAATCCCGTCGGGGCCAGTTTCGGCTCAAAGATGAGCGGTCATACCGAAGCGCTTATGATGGCCGCGGCAATGGCGACAAAACGAACGGTCTGTATGCGTTTCGATTATGCTCAACAAAGTTATTTTTCCGGAAAACGTTCGGCTTCCTATTACAATGTAAAACTGGCGGCTGATAAAAACGGTAAGTTGATTGGAATGGAAGAAGATTTTCTGTTTGATCATGGGGCTTATCACGAAGCAACATCAGAACCGTTGCTCGAAAAAGGATTGCGTTTTTGCGGGGCTGGTTATCAGATCCCAAATATCCGCGGGGTGGGCAGAATTTGTGCCTCTAATCAGGCGTTTGGGATTGCCTTTAGGGCGTTTGGTTCGCCCCAGGCTTTGATGGCAACAGAATCGTTAATGGATATGCTGGCCGAAAAGATGGGTAAAGATCCCCTCGAATTGCGTTATGAAAATGCACTGCGAAGTGGTGATACGATGCCATCCGGTTGTGAACTGGATGTCCATCCATTGCCTAAACTGCTCGAAATGATGCGACCTAAATATCAGCTCGCCCTGGAACGGGCGAGAAACGAATCGACAGCGGAAATAAAACGTGGGGTGGGGCTATCGATTGGTTTATATGACAGCTCATTTGCAGCGAACGATTTTGCTGAAATAGATATCGAACTTAATCCGGATGGTAGTGTTACTCATTATAGCGGATGGCATGATCAGGGACAAGGTGCCGATGCTGGAGCCCTGGTATTGGTTCATGAAGCGTTAAAACCACTGGGAATTGATCCGGCGCAGATTCGTTTGGTAATGAACGATACGTTATTGACACCATTTACCGGTGCGGCGGCCGGGAGTCGATCTCATTATATGGCAGGCAAGGCGACGATTGATGGTGCCCAGAAATTAATAGCAGCGATGGAAAAAGAAGACGGCTCATATCGGACCTATGAAGAAATGATCGCGGAAAAGCGACCAACTAAATATCGTGGTTTTTCATCAACCGGGGGATATTCTTCAGAATGCGATTTGAATACGCTGCAAGGGAATCCCAATCCAACCTATACCTATGGTGTTTTTATGGCTGAAACCGCAGTAAATACTAAAACCGGAAAAACAAAGGTGGTCAAGATGACACTGCATTGTGATTTTGGGACCATTGGTAATAAGCTGGCAGTCGATGGGCAGATGTACGGTGGCCTGGCTCAGGGAATTGGACTGGCCTTATCCGAAGATTTTTATGATCCTGAAAAACATACAACACTGATTGCTCAGGGTTTTCCGTTTATTGAAGCTATCCCCGATGAATTGGAAGTTGAATATACCGAAACCTATCGCGATTCCGGTCCTTTCGGGTCTTGTGGCTGTGCCGAATTACCGTTGACATCACCACACGTTGCTATTTGTAATGCAATCTATAATGCTGTTGGGGTGCGTTTGTATGAAGTACCGGTATTACCGGAAAAATTGCTGGAGGGTATCAATAAACTGGAAAAAGGAGAAGTTATTGAGCCGCCGGAACAATATTATTTTGGTAGTGAGATGGATGAAGTTTTGGAAAATTTCAGAAAAAATCCGATAATAATGCCTGAAAAATAA
- a CDS encoding DUF3786 domain-containing protein: MAIEKDNYKMVCEYWRLKTLTTDFKERYAALGLPGYNDGNLPITYFGVDYEINRLDASIHDVKNPEVGPDFYTQSAIYHLFYFSQKAPVNSNNFIPLHELKGAAPFSPAFKKGTLIPFAKTFEGKAEQLIKAGEDLGFERLSNSDAGFQAMAFACIPIRFLFWDGDDELAAEATILFDEKITEFTHQETVIGMGSDLVNRLIAAAGLKRRD; encoded by the coding sequence ATGGCGATAGAAAAAGATAATTATAAAATGGTGTGCGAATATTGGCGACTAAAAACGCTGACGACTGATTTTAAAGAACGTTACGCGGCATTAGGACTGCCCGGTTACAATGACGGTAATTTGCCAATTACATATTTTGGCGTTGATTATGAGATCAATCGCTTAGATGCCAGCATTCATGATGTTAAAAACCCGGAAGTTGGGCCAGATTTTTATACCCAGTCAGCGATTTATCATTTATTTTATTTTTCTCAAAAAGCGCCAGTCAATTCCAATAATTTTATTCCGCTGCACGAACTTAAGGGAGCGGCACCGTTTAGTCCGGCGTTTAAAAAAGGGACATTGATTCCGTTTGCCAAAACGTTTGAGGGAAAAGCCGAGCAATTAATTAAAGCAGGTGAGGACCTGGGATTTGAACGGTTGTCAAATTCAGATGCTGGTTTTCAGGCAATGGCATTTGCCTGTATCCCGATCCGGTTTCTTTTTTGGGATGGTGACGATGAGCTTGCGGCGGAGGCGACAATTCTTTTTGATGAAAAAATTACTGAGTTTACCCATCAGGAAACCGTCATTGGAATGGGTTCGGATCTTGTCAATCGACTGATTGCGGCGGCAGGTTTAAAACGCCGTGATTAA
- the ablB gene encoding putative beta-lysine N-acetyltransferase codes for MKTKETDTIEKVGDDLIQHGKNSDRIYLMHCTKSDKKQLLHYLNKLGKDQNYSKIIAKVPESLETAFIKDGYCEEAQIPSFYSGEETCKLMGKYLLPERQKVKDKQQIKKVIEHVSARSHINRIKPLADEFEIKRLTEADALEIAFLYKKVFESYPFPIFEPNYLNDTMKDNIKYFGAFFEKQLIAVSSSEMDLDNLNSEMTDFAVLPEFRGHQLAYHLLTKMESEMVKDGFQVLYSIARSASYGMNGCFAKSNYHFGGTLFNNTQISGSIESMNIWYKELK; via the coding sequence ATGAAAACTAAAGAAACCGACACGATCGAAAAAGTTGGCGATGATCTTATCCAGCATGGCAAAAACAGTGATCGCATTTATTTAATGCACTGTACCAAGTCAGATAAAAAACAGCTGTTGCACTACCTGAATAAACTGGGAAAAGATCAGAATTATTCCAAAATTATTGCAAAGGTGCCGGAATCGCTAGAAACTGCATTTATCAAAGATGGATATTGTGAAGAAGCACAGATCCCATCATTTTATAGCGGCGAAGAGACCTGTAAGCTGATGGGGAAGTATTTGTTACCGGAACGGCAAAAGGTAAAAGACAAGCAGCAGATAAAAAAAGTTATTGAGCATGTATCGGCCAGAAGTCATATCAACAGAATTAAACCATTAGCCGATGAATTTGAAATTAAGCGGTTGACAGAAGCTGATGCCTTAGAAATAGCCTTTCTTTATAAAAAAGTTTTTGAAAGTTATCCTTTTCCAATTTTTGAACCCAATTATTTAAATGATACAATGAAGGATAATATAAAGTATTTTGGGGCTTTTTTTGAAAAACAACTGATTGCGGTTTCATCAAGTGAAATGGATCTTGACAATTTGAATTCAGAAATGACTGATTTTGCTGTTTTGCCGGAATTTCGGGGCCATCAACTGGCGTATCATTTGTTAACAAAAATGGAATCCGAAATGGTTAAAGACGGATTTCAGGTATTGTATAGCATCGCTCGTTCGGCATCCTATGGGATGAACGGTTGTTTTGCTAAATCCAATTACCATTTTGGCGGAACGCTTTTTAACAACACCCAGATTTCAGGTTCAATCGAATCGATGAACATCTGGTATAAAGAGTTAAAGTAA